In Notamacropus eugenii isolate mMacEug1 chromosome 1, mMacEug1.pri_v2, whole genome shotgun sequence, one genomic interval encodes:
- the LOC140524849 gene encoding olfactory receptor 13A1-like: protein MAFIGNSLIIIVISLNAGLHTPMYFFLINLALLDVISISTVVPKLLQNLTSKNTISYGGCLAQIYFLTWCLGAELLLFTAMAYDRYAAICQPLHYTTIMSKAACFLMASAVWGISWANITINIIMTVHLSFCGPNVIDHFFCEIPPLLPLSCSSTNVNNTMVVVADMFFAILNFLLILVSYGFIISSILKIQTKEGKKRAFSTCSSHLIVVTMYYCTVIYIYILPGFG from the coding sequence ATGGCATTCATAGGTAACTCACTCATTATCATTGTGATTAGTCTAAATGCAGGCCTCCATACTCCTATGTACTTTTTCCTTATTAATTTGGCCTTGCTGGATGTTATCTCCATTTCCACTGTGGTACCCAAGTTGCTGCAGAACCTAACAAGCAAGAACACCATTTCCTATGGTGGCTGCTTAGCTCAGATATATTTCTTAACTTGGTGTTTGGGGGCTGAACTCTTGCTTTTCACAGCCATGGCCTATGATCGGTATGCAGCCATCTGCCAACCCCTTCACTATACCACTATCATGAGCAAGGCAGCTTGTTTTCTCATGGCATCTGCAGTGTGGGGTATCAGTTGGGCCAATATAACAATAAACATCATCATGACTGTTCACTTGTCATTCTGTGGCCCCAATGTCATTGATCATTTCTTTTGCGAGATTCCTCCATTATTGCCTCTCTCCTGTTCCTCAACCAATGTCAACAATACAATGGTAGTTGTGGCAGACATGTTCTTTGCTATTTTGAATTTCCTGCTCATCCTGGTGTCCTATGGTTTCATCATCTCCAGCATCTTGAAGATCCAGaccaaggaagggaagaagagagcatTTTCCACTTGTTCCTCCCACCTTATTGTGGTTACCATGTATTATTGCACagtaatttatatatacattcttcCTGGTTTTGGTTAG